One window of Pseudomonas sp. ML2-2023-3 genomic DNA carries:
- a CDS encoding DUF6387 family protein, with the protein MAKITRLQDLPGWFDLKKYKGVESFRAFEWMKQLERRSDLLRHYPGGDSSQDVPEFIQDTLCMVWQRSVEEGAT; encoded by the coding sequence GTGGCAAAAATTACAAGACTGCAAGATCTGCCAGGGTGGTTCGACCTGAAGAAATACAAGGGAGTTGAATCGTTCAGGGCTTTTGAGTGGATGAAACAACTGGAACGACGCAGTGATCTGCTGAGGCACTACCCTGGGGGTGACTCTTCTCAAGATGTACCGGAATTCATTCAAGACACTCTCTGCATGGTGTGGCAGCGGAGCGTGGAAGAAGGGGCAACTTAG
- a CDS encoding DUF6387 family protein, whose translation MNDLAWQMARDKQALIAGKVKKSHYHKWAAINPGIQPLPDRSPAIPLLHGVLPSGQTTPLSIDYFNGAPASPVVQLDLSAPDSVLKQAFAALLKEIRSKQVSAPLGRKKMYYRWPSFGLLPYLDLRIWELLSGNSINRHVMADAVGYVKGESSFSKTVVPLAAGLVRDLSELQALAAVEAATQASADSEVVAG comes from the coding sequence ATGAATGATCTTGCCTGGCAAATGGCCCGAGATAAGCAAGCGCTGATAGCGGGGAAGGTGAAGAAGAGCCATTACCATAAGTGGGCGGCAATCAATCCTGGGATTCAACCTCTGCCAGATCGGTCGCCAGCGATTCCGCTCCTGCACGGAGTTCTTCCAAGTGGCCAAACAACCCCGTTGTCCATCGACTATTTCAATGGTGCCCCTGCGTCGCCTGTCGTGCAACTTGACCTGAGCGCACCGGATAGCGTGCTGAAACAAGCATTCGCGGCGTTGCTCAAAGAGATTAGATCCAAGCAGGTCAGCGCACCACTAGGTAGGAAAAAAATGTATTACCGATGGCCGAGCTTTGGCTTGCTGCCGTATCTGGACCTTCGGATTTGGGAGCTCTTGAGCGGCAACAGCATCAATCGCCATGTCATGGCTGATGCGGTCGGGTATGTCAAAGGCGAGAGCTCGTTCAGCAAGACAGTCGTTCCACTGGCTGCTGGACTGGTACGCGACCTATCAGAGCTTCAAGCGCTGGCCGCCGTCGAGGCCGCTACGCAAGCTTCAGCTGATTCGGAGGTTGTAGCGGGCTGA
- a CDS encoding AlpA family phage regulatory protein, producing the protein MAATNQEYAQHKATQRRILRLPAVKSATGLGRTKIYDLMKEGRFPKARRIAGAHVVGWDSLEVDAWISEQLECQ; encoded by the coding sequence ATGGCTGCAACCAACCAAGAATACGCCCAACATAAAGCCACCCAGCGCCGCATCTTGCGGCTTCCGGCTGTGAAGTCTGCAACGGGTTTGGGGCGGACCAAAATCTATGATTTGATGAAAGAGGGCCGCTTTCCGAAGGCGCGCCGCATCGCTGGTGCGCATGTTGTTGGTTGGGACTCATTGGAGGTAGATGCTTGGATTTCCGAGCAGTTGGAGTGCCAATAA
- a CDS encoding toprim domain-containing protein, with protein sequence MKHGHSLLFHDALEAFYGPLDFLPIPDGNIHRFHVPGDKPGSLNGWYVLYTDRIATGCYGSWKAGGVYKWHSRKPVNHLEAQMIVQGFKRTQQQLKAKQRERQQAAAIKALRLWNAGAPADPDHPYLTRKGAKPYILRQRGDVLLVPLCLGRQVVSLQRIHPDGSKGFLKGGMIKGCYSPLGIITAGQPLYECEGWATGATIHAQTGAAVACAMNAGNLLQVGQRLQREHSEAVLIVAGDDDRQTKGNPGRTAATKAAIALGCGLVFPPWSGAEPMELSDFNDLHQWRKTNA encoded by the coding sequence ATGAAACACGGCCACTCTCTGCTGTTTCATGATGCTCTTGAAGCCTTTTATGGCCCACTTGATTTTCTGCCGATTCCAGATGGCAATATTCATCGCTTCCATGTCCCCGGTGATAAGCCTGGCAGTCTGAACGGCTGGTATGTGCTGTATACCGATCGCATCGCCACGGGCTGTTACGGTAGCTGGAAGGCTGGGGGTGTGTACAAATGGCACAGCCGTAAGCCGGTCAATCATCTGGAGGCACAGATGATCGTCCAGGGCTTCAAGCGGACCCAGCAGCAGCTCAAAGCCAAACAGCGTGAGCGCCAACAAGCTGCCGCCATCAAAGCTCTGCGCTTGTGGAATGCTGGCGCACCGGCTGATCCCGATCACCCCTACCTGACCCGCAAAGGTGCAAAGCCTTACATCCTGCGCCAACGCGGCGACGTACTTTTAGTACCGCTGTGCCTAGGGCGGCAGGTGGTGAGCCTGCAACGCATCCATCCGGACGGAAGTAAGGGCTTCCTGAAAGGCGGCATGATCAAGGGTTGCTACTCGCCATTGGGCATTATCACCGCTGGTCAGCCGCTGTACGAATGCGAGGGCTGGGCGACCGGCGCCACAATCCACGCCCAAACTGGGGCCGCCGTGGCTTGTGCCATGAATGCCGGCAACCTCTTGCAAGTTGGCCAACGCCTGCAACGCGAGCATTCTGAAGCCGTGCTTATCGTAGCGGGCGATGATGACCGACAGACCAAGGGTAACCCAGGCAGGACTGCCGCCACTAAGGCGGCTATCGCGCTGGGCTGCGGGCTGGTTTTCCCGCCCTGGTCTGGTGCCGAACCGATGGAACTTTCCGACTTCAACGATCTGCATCAATGGCGGAAGACCAACGCATGA
- a CDS encoding DUF3631 domain-containing protein yields the protein MNASNVSLLVPEALPAPDPIAIAISKLKQDPGAVFEVEVLVLLRLVRETDPARWARCRQAIKDVNVVSMVDLDKLTGISSPKETGSADLFPEVMISPDSVDGAVLLHEVAAAIRLHVIADPTTIHAAALWVAFTWFIDVVDVAPIANITAPEKRCGKTVMLGVLARLACRPLAVSNIAPAALFRALELWTPTLMVDEVDAFLAAHEEARGILNAGFTRDTAFVIRCVGDDHMPTRFNVWGAKALCGIGKIADTLADRSIPLRLRRKLPGERTVKIRHADPAVFAELAGKLARFAIDNRDAVRLARPAEIEGLNDRANDCWEPLLKIAEVAGGDWLRLARQSAITLHGLEEEAPSADAELLNDIRTAFTEKHAFKMFGEDLLAFLLADEEAPWATWNRGRPMTRRQLTDRVEGFGVKSKDVRIGVAVKKGFERSDFEDVWKRYLPGTTPAATATTLQTSNHEALSEFSNATQVTSVAKQKTLKASSSEACSVVADQKAVQHEDNTAEYF from the coding sequence ATGAACGCATCCAACGTAAGCTTGCTGGTGCCCGAAGCATTGCCTGCGCCTGACCCTATCGCAATCGCCATCTCGAAGCTCAAGCAAGATCCCGGTGCCGTGTTTGAGGTTGAGGTGCTGGTGCTTCTGCGCCTAGTACGTGAAACCGATCCGGCACGTTGGGCGCGCTGCCGGCAGGCCATCAAGGACGTTAATGTCGTAAGCATGGTCGACCTGGATAAGCTGACCGGCATCAGCAGTCCCAAAGAAACCGGTAGCGCCGACTTGTTCCCCGAGGTGATGATTTCGCCCGATTCGGTTGACGGAGCGGTACTTTTGCATGAAGTGGCAGCCGCTATCCGCCTCCACGTCATTGCCGACCCAACGACAATCCACGCTGCTGCGCTGTGGGTTGCCTTCACTTGGTTTATCGACGTGGTGGACGTGGCACCAATTGCCAACATCACAGCCCCAGAAAAGCGTTGCGGGAAGACCGTAATGCTGGGCGTGTTGGCACGGCTGGCCTGTCGTCCGCTGGCCGTTTCCAACATCGCCCCGGCTGCGCTTTTCCGTGCCTTGGAATTGTGGACGCCAACCTTGATGGTTGATGAGGTGGATGCCTTCTTGGCCGCGCATGAGGAAGCGCGCGGCATTCTGAATGCCGGCTTCACCCGTGATACGGCGTTCGTAATTCGCTGTGTGGGCGATGATCACATGCCAACCCGCTTCAACGTGTGGGGCGCCAAGGCGCTTTGTGGCATCGGCAAAATTGCCGACACTCTGGCAGATCGCAGCATTCCGCTGCGCTTGCGCCGCAAACTGCCGGGGGAGCGCACGGTGAAGATTCGCCATGCCGACCCCGCCGTCTTTGCCGAGCTGGCGGGCAAATTGGCCCGTTTCGCCATCGACAACCGGGATGCAGTACGACTCGCCAGGCCGGCAGAGATCGAAGGCTTGAACGACCGGGCCAATGATTGCTGGGAACCGCTTCTGAAGATTGCGGAAGTCGCTGGTGGTGACTGGTTGCGCCTTGCTCGTCAGTCTGCGATCACGCTTCACGGCCTGGAGGAGGAAGCTCCGAGCGCAGATGCCGAACTGCTGAACGACATTCGCACCGCTTTCACGGAAAAGCATGCGTTCAAGATGTTCGGAGAAGACCTTCTCGCTTTTTTGTTGGCTGATGAGGAAGCGCCTTGGGCAACCTGGAATCGTGGCCGCCCTATGACTCGCCGTCAGCTCACCGATCGCGTTGAGGGTTTTGGCGTTAAGTCGAAAGACGTGCGTATTGGGGTAGCTGTAAAAAAAGGCTTCGAGCGTAGCGACTTCGAAGACGTATGGAAGCGCTACCTTCCCGGCACTACCCCCGCGGCTACCGCTACAACGCTACAGACCAGCAACCATGAGGCTTTGAGCGAATTTTCGAACGCTACACAGGTCACGTCTGTAGCGAAGCAAAAAACGCTGAAAGCCAGTAGTTCCGAGGCTTGTAGCGTTGTAGCGGATCAAAAAGCGGTACAGCACGAAGACAACACAGCGGAGTACTTCTAG
- a CDS encoding N-6 DNA methylase, producing the protein MFEQAFKNIDDALWKESGCTTELDYTEQTSWLLFLKYLDGLEQDKASEAMLEGKSYNYILDPAYRWSAWAAPKDASGGLDHNTALTGDDLVDFVDRKLFPYLHGFRQRATGPDTIEYKIGEIFGEIKNKIRSGYTLRDIIDHIDELRFRSQVEKHELSALYEEKIKRMGNAGRNGGEYYTPRPLIRAMIQVTAPQIGERIYDGACGSAGFLCEAHDYLSAKPNLSTKDLETLQTRTFYGKEKKSLAYVIAIMNLILHGIEAPNILHTNTLAENLADVQEKDRFDLILANPPFGGKERPEVQQNFPIRSGETAFLFLQHFIKMLRAGGRAAIVIKNTFLSNGENAAVSLRKLLLESCNLHTVLDCPGGTFLGAGVKTVVLFFEKGAPTRKVWYYQLDPGRNMGKTNPLNDADLEEFVVLQKSFADSDKSWSVDAASIGAASYDLSVKNPNGGEEVTHCSPQDILDEITALDAVSADVLASIRGML; encoded by the coding sequence ATGTTTGAGCAAGCCTTCAAAAATATCGACGACGCCCTCTGGAAAGAAAGCGGCTGTACCACCGAGCTCGACTACACCGAGCAAACATCCTGGCTGCTTTTTCTGAAGTACCTGGATGGGCTAGAGCAGGATAAGGCCAGCGAGGCCATGCTCGAAGGTAAGAGCTACAATTACATTCTTGACCCGGCTTACCGCTGGAGCGCCTGGGCCGCGCCGAAGGATGCCTCCGGCGGGCTTGACCACAATACCGCGCTCACGGGCGATGACTTGGTCGATTTTGTCGATCGTAAGCTTTTTCCCTATCTGCACGGCTTCAGGCAACGTGCGACGGGTCCAGACACCATTGAGTACAAGATTGGCGAGATCTTTGGCGAGATCAAAAACAAGATCCGCAGCGGGTACACCCTGCGCGACATCATTGATCACATCGACGAACTGCGTTTCCGCTCACAGGTCGAGAAGCACGAGCTCTCCGCGCTCTACGAAGAAAAGATCAAGCGCATGGGCAATGCCGGGCGCAATGGTGGCGAATACTACACTCCGCGCCCTCTAATTCGCGCCATGATCCAGGTGACTGCGCCGCAGATCGGCGAGCGCATTTATGACGGGGCTTGCGGCTCTGCCGGCTTCCTGTGCGAAGCGCACGACTACCTTAGCGCTAAGCCCAATCTGAGTACAAAAGACCTCGAAACCCTGCAGACACGAACTTTCTATGGCAAGGAAAAGAAGAGCCTCGCCTATGTGATCGCAATCATGAATCTAATCCTGCACGGTATCGAAGCCCCCAATATTCTGCACACCAACACGCTAGCTGAAAACCTCGCAGACGTGCAGGAGAAAGATCGCTTCGACTTGATTCTCGCCAACCCGCCCTTCGGCGGCAAAGAGCGACCCGAAGTACAACAGAACTTCCCGATTCGTTCGGGCGAAACCGCGTTTCTCTTCCTGCAGCACTTCATCAAGATGTTGCGGGCTGGTGGTCGCGCAGCCATCGTCATCAAGAACACCTTTCTCAGCAACGGTGAAAATGCCGCTGTGAGTCTGAGAAAGCTTCTGCTGGAGAGTTGCAATCTACATACCGTACTCGATTGCCCAGGCGGGACCTTCCTGGGGGCGGGCGTTAAAACCGTCGTGCTGTTCTTCGAGAAAGGCGCGCCTACTCGCAAAGTTTGGTACTACCAGCTCGACCCCGGTCGCAACATGGGCAAGACCAACCCGTTGAATGACGCCGATCTCGAAGAGTTCGTGGTGTTGCAGAAGAGCTTTGCAGACTCGGACAAGAGCTGGAGCGTGGACGCTGCCAGCATTGGTGCGGCCAGCTACGATCTATCGGTGAAGAACCCGAACGGCGGTGAAGAAGTTACCCACTGCAGCCCACAGGACATCTTGGATGAGATTACGGCCCTTGATGCCGTGAGCGCGGATGTGCTGGCAAGTATCAGGGGGATGCTATGA
- a CDS encoding restriction endonuclease subunit S yields the protein MRAGWQKKTLIEACHFSNGLWKGEKEPFVNVGVIRNTNFTKDGALDDSDIAYLDVEAKKFEKRRLQFGDIILEKSGGGPKQPVGRVVLFDKQEGLFSFSNFTSALRIKDPQELDFRFLHKLLYWTYLCGITEKMQSHSTGIRNLDGNAYKAIEISFPALAEQRRIAAILDEALAGIATACSAAEQNRQNSRALFDSCLQDVFSLRGKGWQEKPLSELCNIKHGFAFKSEFFTDKGDHILLTPGNFYESGGYRDRGVKQKYYCGDIPTGFILEKNDLLVAMTEQAAGLLGSPILVPEPGRFLHNQRLGLVTPKTGVPWLNEFFFHVFNTQAVRKAIHGSASGVKVRHTSPTKIGEVVVAFPSSVDEQRCIVSKLEEIQDETRHLEALYQRKLEALDELKRSLLHHAFSGNL from the coding sequence ATGAGGGCGGGGTGGCAGAAAAAGACGCTGATTGAAGCATGTCACTTTTCCAATGGTCTCTGGAAGGGCGAGAAAGAGCCATTTGTTAACGTCGGCGTGATTCGAAACACGAACTTCACGAAAGATGGCGCACTCGATGACTCAGACATTGCCTACCTTGATGTTGAAGCTAAGAAGTTTGAGAAGCGTCGCCTGCAGTTCGGCGACATTATCCTAGAAAAGTCAGGGGGAGGTCCGAAGCAGCCGGTTGGACGAGTTGTACTGTTTGATAAACAGGAAGGACTGTTTTCGTTCAGCAATTTCACGTCGGCCTTAAGGATCAAAGACCCGCAGGAACTGGATTTTCGCTTCCTGCATAAACTGCTGTACTGGACGTATTTGTGTGGCATAACCGAGAAAATGCAAAGCCATTCGACTGGCATACGCAATCTTGACGGTAACGCATACAAGGCAATTGAAATCTCTTTTCCCGCGCTCGCCGAACAGCGGCGCATTGCAGCTATCCTCGATGAAGCTTTGGCCGGCATCGCCACGGCCTGCTCCGCCGCCGAGCAAAATCGCCAAAACTCCCGGGCCCTCTTTGACAGCTGCCTCCAGGACGTCTTCAGCTTAAGGGGTAAGGGGTGGCAGGAAAAGCCGTTGTCAGAACTGTGCAACATTAAGCACGGCTTTGCTTTCAAGAGTGAGTTCTTCACTGATAAAGGGGATCATATACTTCTAACCCCTGGGAATTTCTACGAATCAGGCGGATATCGTGATCGAGGCGTAAAGCAGAAATACTATTGCGGCGATATTCCAACTGGTTTCATTCTTGAAAAGAACGACTTGCTAGTTGCTATGACAGAGCAAGCGGCAGGTTTGCTTGGCAGCCCCATTCTTGTTCCGGAACCAGGGCGCTTCCTTCATAACCAGCGTCTCGGCCTCGTCACACCAAAGACCGGTGTACCTTGGCTCAACGAATTCTTCTTTCATGTTTTCAACACGCAAGCAGTGCGCAAAGCAATTCACGGCAGTGCTTCCGGCGTAAAGGTGCGTCACACGTCACCAACCAAAATAGGTGAAGTCGTTGTCGCATTTCCCTCCTCTGTAGATGAACAAAGATGCATCGTTTCAAAACTTGAAGAGATTCAAGATGAAACCAGACACCTCGAGGCCCTCTACCAGCGTAAGCTCGAAGCGCTAGACGAGCTCAAGCGATCTCTGCTGCATCATGCCTTTTCGGGTAACTTGTAA
- the hsdR gene encoding EcoAI/FtnUII family type I restriction enzme subunit R, which yields MNEAETRAEYIDPALAAAGWGVVEGSRIRREYPITLGRIEGNGKRGEALTADYVLEYRNTKLAVVEAKAWHKPLSEGVGQAKNYAGKLSIRFTYASNGQGVYGIDMHTGVEGEQPTFPSPEALWQATFAVENAWRERFAAVPFEDKGGYWQGRYYQDIAIERVLGALTEWQERILLTLATGTGKTFIAFQLAWKLFQSRWNVTDWKSDGEPTRRPRILFLADRNILADQAYNAFSAFPEDALLRIAPDEIKKKGKVPKNGSIFFTIFQTFMSGPGETPYFGDYPPEFFDFIIIDECHRGGANDESNWRGILEYFSPAVQLGLTATPKRKDNGDTYAYFGEPVFIYSLKDGINDGFLTPFRLKQIATTLDDYVFTADDTVVEGEIEVGKRYDEADFNRIIEIKEREKKRVEIFMGDIDQKEKTIVFCATQTHALAVRDLINQTKKSADPNYCQRVTANDGALGEQWLRDFQDNEKTIPTILTTSQKLSTGVDARNVRNIVLMRPVKSMIEFKQIIGRGTRLYDGKDYFTIYDFVKAHHHFSDPEWDGEPVEPEACKKCGNASCTCEKTPLKPCATCGNQLCTCPKEPCPKCGNWPCTCTKKAKVKLADGKERQIQFMTATSFWHPDGTPMSAAQFMESLFGKLPEFFKDEDELRAIWSAPDTRRKLLDGLAEKGYGKDQLAEMQKIIHAENSDIFDVLAFVAYADTPLTREERAERARIVISKEFSDKQQAFLTFVLAHYVSAGVDELDEIKLGPLLKLKYNNAIADAFADLGSPDSVRKAFVGFQQYLYLS from the coding sequence ATGAACGAAGCCGAAACCCGAGCCGAATACATTGACCCAGCGCTAGCTGCCGCTGGTTGGGGCGTGGTTGAAGGTAGCCGTATCCGCCGCGAGTACCCAATCACGCTGGGTCGTATTGAGGGCAATGGCAAGCGCGGTGAGGCGCTCACGGCTGACTATGTGTTGGAGTACCGCAACACCAAGCTAGCGGTGGTGGAGGCTAAGGCTTGGCATAAACCGTTGTCTGAGGGCGTTGGACAGGCCAAGAACTACGCGGGCAAGCTTTCAATTCGCTTTACCTACGCCAGCAACGGCCAGGGTGTTTACGGCATTGATATGCACACCGGCGTGGAAGGCGAACAGCCTACTTTTCCCTCACCTGAAGCACTGTGGCAGGCAACTTTCGCTGTTGAAAATGCCTGGCGCGAACGCTTTGCTGCTGTGCCCTTTGAAGACAAGGGTGGTTACTGGCAGGGCCGCTACTATCAGGACATCGCCATTGAGCGCGTGCTGGGTGCGCTTACCGAGTGGCAAGAGCGCATTCTGCTGACGCTGGCAACGGGCACTGGCAAGACTTTTATCGCGTTCCAGCTGGCGTGGAAATTGTTCCAGAGCCGTTGGAATGTTACGGACTGGAAATCGGATGGGGAACCAACACGCCGTCCACGCATCCTGTTTCTGGCTGATCGCAACATCCTCGCCGATCAGGCCTATAACGCTTTTTCAGCCTTCCCCGAAGATGCACTGCTACGCATCGCTCCGGACGAAATCAAGAAGAAAGGTAAAGTTCCTAAGAACGGCAGCATTTTTTTCACGATCTTCCAGACTTTCATGAGTGGGCCTGGTGAAACTCCTTATTTTGGTGATTACCCTCCGGAATTTTTCGACTTCATCATCATCGACGAATGCCACCGAGGTGGGGCAAATGACGAGAGCAACTGGCGCGGTATTCTCGAATACTTCTCGCCAGCCGTGCAGTTGGGCCTCACTGCGACACCGAAACGCAAGGATAACGGAGATACCTACGCCTACTTTGGCGAGCCAGTGTTCATCTACTCGCTGAAGGATGGCATAAACGATGGCTTCCTCACGCCTTTCCGCCTGAAGCAAATTGCGACCACGCTGGATGACTATGTTTTTACCGCCGACGACACTGTGGTAGAAGGCGAGATCGAGGTTGGCAAACGCTACGACGAGGCCGATTTCAACCGCATTATCGAGATCAAAGAGCGCGAGAAGAAACGCGTCGAGATTTTCATGGGAGACATCGATCAGAAGGAAAAGACCATCGTCTTTTGCGCCACGCAGACGCATGCGCTGGCAGTACGCGATCTGATCAACCAGACGAAGAAGAGCGCAGATCCGAATTACTGCCAGCGCGTGACGGCAAATGATGGCGCGTTAGGAGAGCAATGGTTGCGCGACTTTCAGGACAACGAGAAGACCATTCCGACCATTCTTACAACTTCGCAGAAGCTCTCGACCGGCGTGGATGCGCGCAATGTGCGCAACATCGTGCTGATGCGTCCGGTGAAGTCGATGATCGAGTTCAAGCAAATCATCGGACGCGGCACTCGGCTTTACGACGGCAAGGATTACTTCACGATCTACGACTTCGTGAAGGCCCATCATCATTTCAGTGATCCGGAATGGGATGGCGAGCCGGTGGAACCTGAGGCTTGTAAGAAATGCGGAAATGCATCTTGTACCTGCGAAAAGACGCCACTGAAACCCTGTGCAACCTGCGGTAATCAACTCTGCACATGCCCGAAAGAGCCGTGTCCGAAATGCGGAAACTGGCCCTGCACCTGCACGAAAAAAGCGAAGGTAAAGCTTGCAGACGGCAAGGAGCGACAAATTCAGTTCATGACTGCGACCAGTTTCTGGCATCCGGATGGCACCCCTATGTCCGCCGCACAATTTATGGAGTCACTATTCGGAAAACTGCCGGAGTTCTTCAAGGACGAGGATGAGCTGCGGGCCATATGGAGCGCTCCCGATACTCGGCGCAAGCTGCTGGACGGCCTCGCTGAGAAAGGATATGGGAAAGATCAGCTTGCTGAAATGCAGAAGATCATCCATGCCGAGAACAGCGACATCTTCGATGTGTTGGCCTTTGTTGCCTACGCCGACACCCCACTCACCCGTGAAGAGAGGGCTGAGCGCGCGAGGATTGTGATCAGTAAGGAGTTCAGCGACAAGCAGCAGGCGTTTTTGACTTTCGTGCTCGCGCACTACGTCAGTGCCGGAGTGGATGAGCTCGACGAGATTAAACTGGGACCACTGCTGAAGCTTAAGTACAACAACGCTATTGCGGATGCATTTGCTGACCTTGGATCTCCCGATAGCGTGCGCAAAGCGTTTGTGGGCTTTCAGCAGTATCTTTACCTGAGCTAG
- the ppa gene encoding inorganic diphosphatase, which yields MSYSKIPAGKDLPNDIYVAIEIPANHAPIKYEIDKDSDCLFVDRFMATPMFYPANYGFIPNTLADDGDPLDVLVVTPYPVAPGSVIRARPVGILHMTDDGGGDAKVVAVPHDKLSQLYVDVKEYTDLPPLLIQQIQHFFENYKDLEKGKWVKIEGWGDAEAARAEITKSVAAYKG from the coding sequence ATGAGCTACAGCAAGATTCCGGCTGGCAAAGACCTGCCGAATGACATCTACGTCGCTATCGAGATTCCGGCTAACCACGCGCCGATCAAATATGAAATCGACAAAGACAGCGATTGCCTGTTCGTTGACCGCTTCATGGCTACCCCGATGTTCTACCCGGCCAACTACGGCTTTATCCCGAACACCCTGGCCGACGACGGTGATCCGCTGGACGTGCTGGTTGTTACCCCTTACCCGGTAGCTCCAGGTTCGGTTATCCGTGCTCGCCCGGTTGGCATCCTGCACATGACTGACGACGGCGGCGGCGATGCCAAAGTTGTTGCAGTACCTCACGACAAGCTGTCCCAGCTGTACGTTGACGTGAAAGAGTACACCGACCTGCCACCTCTGCTGATTCAGCAAATCCAGCACTTCTTCGAGAACTACAAAGATCTCGAAAAAGGCAAATGGGTGAAGATCGAAGGTTGGGGCGATGCTGAAGCCGCCCGCGCCGAAATCACCAAATCGGTTGCTGCCTACAAAGGCTAA
- a CDS encoding zinc-dependent peptidase, translating into MWSLTEWRRQRILAQHPVASDVWHSVRQRLSILDGLDDEQDKWLRDNSVLFLKDKHLTPMPGVELTEEGRLLLAAQAQLPLLNLGDLDWYQGFHEIVLYPDDFISPQRHRDSSGVEHEWEGHHSGEAWEHGPVVLAWPGVLSSGGWEGYNLVIHELAHKLDMLNGAANGMPPLHSSMHVSDWTKAMQQAYDHLNHYLDHHNPDHAPIDPYAAENPAEFFAVTSEYFFSAPDLLNHAYPLVYQQLSLFYRQDTLARLKQLQSEHPEYRAQH; encoded by the coding sequence ATGTGGTCTCTAACTGAATGGCGGCGCCAGCGGATTCTGGCGCAGCACCCGGTGGCATCCGATGTCTGGCACAGCGTGCGCCAGCGGTTGAGCATTCTCGACGGCCTGGATGACGAGCAGGACAAATGGCTGCGCGACAACAGCGTGCTGTTTCTGAAAGACAAGCACCTGACGCCGATGCCCGGTGTTGAACTGACTGAAGAAGGCCGGCTGCTGCTGGCCGCTCAGGCTCAATTGCCCCTGCTCAACTTGGGCGACCTGGACTGGTATCAGGGGTTTCACGAAATCGTGCTGTACCCCGACGACTTCATCAGCCCCCAGCGCCATCGTGACTCCAGCGGCGTAGAGCATGAATGGGAAGGCCATCACAGCGGTGAAGCCTGGGAACATGGCCCGGTGGTTCTGGCCTGGCCCGGGGTTCTGTCGAGCGGCGGCTGGGAAGGTTACAACCTGGTCATCCACGAACTGGCCCACAAACTGGACATGCTCAACGGCGCCGCAAATGGCATGCCGCCATTGCACAGCAGCATGCACGTCAGCGACTGGACCAAGGCCATGCAACAGGCCTACGACCACCTCAATCACTATCTTGATCACCACAACCCCGATCACGCACCGATCGACCCGTATGCAGCCGAAAACCCGGCGGAGTTCTTTGCGGTCACCAGCGAATACTTTTTCAGCGCGCCAGACCTGTTGAACCATGCTTACCCGCTGGTCTATCAACAACTGAGCCTGTTTTATCGCCAGGACACGCTTGCACGCCTCAAACAGCTGCAAAGCGAACACCCCGAATACCGCGCACAGCACTGA
- a CDS encoding DedA family protein: MDFNPIDIILHLDVYLDMLVNNYGPWIYAILFLVIFCETGLVVMPFLPGDSLLFIAGAVAAGGGMDPVLLGGLLMLAAILGDSTNYVIGRTAGERLFSNPDSKIFRRDYLEKTHDFYERHGGKTVTMARFLPIFRTFAPFVAGVARMFYPRFFMFSVFGTILWVGGLVTLGYFFGNVPFIKKNLSLLVVGIILLSLVPMIIGVIRSRMGRTPAKAKA; the protein is encoded by the coding sequence ATGGATTTCAACCCGATCGACATTATCCTGCACCTCGATGTGTACCTCGACATGCTGGTGAACAATTACGGGCCATGGATCTACGCCATCCTGTTTCTGGTGATTTTTTGCGAAACCGGCCTGGTGGTCATGCCGTTCCTGCCGGGTGATTCGCTGCTCTTTATCGCAGGCGCTGTAGCTGCAGGCGGCGGCATGGACCCTGTATTGCTCGGGGGCTTGCTGATGCTGGCTGCGATCCTGGGCGACAGCACCAACTACGTGATCGGACGAACGGCAGGGGAACGCTTGTTCAGTAACCCGGACTCGAAAATCTTCCGTCGCGACTACCTGGAAAAAACCCACGACTTCTACGAACGTCATGGCGGTAAAACCGTGACGATGGCGCGCTTCCTGCCGATTTTCCGTACCTTCGCCCCGTTTGTTGCCGGTGTGGCACGCATGTTCTACCCGCGTTTCTTCATGTTCAGCGTGTTTGGCACCATCTTGTGGGTCGGCGGCCTCGTGACCCTGGGTTACTTCTTCGGCAACGTACCTTTCATCAAGAAAAACCTGTCCCTGCTGGTAGTAGGCATCATCTTGCTGTCGCTGGTACCGATGATTATCGGCGTGATCCGCAGCCGCATGGGCCGCACTCCGGCAAAAGCCAAAGCCTGA